In Fundidesulfovibrio magnetotacticus, a genomic segment contains:
- a CDS encoding RNB domain-containing ribonuclease, with protein sequence YRVHPEPDPDKLETLFGVLSRTELGLSLPSEPTPKGLQQLVERSRGTDLEFLASRLLLRSMMQARYHTVNAGHYGLASECYCHFTSPIRRYADLCVHRALKAVLRGEAQPTTARRLQTVCDTLSLRERAAMEAEREMLKRAAVLFLRDKTGQQFEGVVSSLSDFGFWVELPEVLCEGLVRLSTLTDDYYALFPERQELLGQRTGRRFRLGQRVRVTLEDVSLARLEVNLALADDRTGLPRRQQRKLAGKAGGKKGRRAR encoded by the coding sequence TACCGCGTGCACCCCGAGCCCGACCCGGACAAGCTGGAGACGCTCTTCGGCGTGCTCTCGCGCACGGAACTGGGCCTGTCGCTGCCCTCCGAGCCCACGCCCAAGGGGCTCCAGCAGCTGGTGGAACGCTCCCGGGGCACGGACCTGGAGTTCCTGGCCAGCCGCCTGCTTCTTCGCTCCATGATGCAGGCGCGCTACCACACCGTGAACGCCGGACACTACGGCCTGGCCTCGGAGTGCTACTGCCACTTCACCTCGCCCATCCGCCGCTACGCCGACCTCTGCGTGCACCGCGCCCTCAAGGCCGTGCTGCGCGGCGAGGCCCAGCCCACGACAGCGCGCAGGCTCCAGACCGTGTGCGACACCCTGAGCCTGCGCGAGCGCGCGGCCATGGAGGCCGAACGCGAGATGCTCAAGCGCGCGGCCGTGCTCTTCCTGCGCGACAAGACCGGACAGCAGTTTGAGGGCGTGGTCAGCTCGCTGTCGGACTTCGGCTTCTGGGTGGAACTGCCCGAGGTTCTCTGCGAGGGCCTGGTGCGCCTCTCCACCCTCACGGACGACTACTACGCCCTCTTCCCCGAACGCCAGGAACTGCTGGGCCAGCGCACCGGGCGGCGCTTCCGCCTGGGCCAGCGTGTGCGCGTGACGCTCGAAGACGTGAGCCTGGCGCGCCTGGAGGTGAACCTGGCCCTGGCAGACGACCGCACGGGCCTGCCCCGGCGGCAACAGCGCAAGCTCGCGGGCAAGGCGGGCGGAAAGAAGGGACGCCGCGCGCGCTGA
- a CDS encoding ABC transporter substrate-binding protein, translated as MRIRGLAAVLVLCTLMLFPALAVQAQDDPPAAQQPPAAAPAKPARKPAPPAKTPKPGEPIALEQQPGQVPAAPMPGAPEAPAKGKPAAPAKPVKGATPAASKVPSVRLTVGALLPLSGAQAAQGAASRAAIELAVADVNDYLAGNGSADRINVLIEDTESTPAKALERLKFLATSGARAVIGPYTDNEVDQALPFADKNGLLLLSQGSAGPYLAKPDDALLRFSPSDAFQAEALAVLASQEGATHIIPIWEGDMYGDELVTHIKGQFANQGGQVVPGVRFRPEVSQFASYVADLKAQIDKNVKDKKKLAVVVAARGAQTAGILREAAKLAGLDEPRWYGCDDSALRGGIVQDQNVARFAAKVRMAFARLGETGTALYSEVEKRIEDRIQAFVDTQAVVAYDIVWLLAFTGLASGDDASTLRKAVTATAQRFYGASGWMALNEYGDRAEDYDFDFWTIREMEGKFFWVKTARYQFDPGSVKQLVINAPEKE; from the coding sequence ATGCGCATTCGTGGCCTCGCGGCCGTTCTCGTTCTCTGCACGCTCATGCTTTTCCCGGCCCTTGCCGTTCAGGCCCAGGACGACCCCCCCGCCGCGCAGCAGCCCCCCGCCGCCGCGCCAGCCAAGCCCGCGCGCAAGCCAGCGCCCCCGGCCAAGACGCCCAAGCCCGGCGAGCCCATCGCCCTGGAGCAGCAGCCCGGCCAGGTGCCGGCCGCGCCCATGCCCGGCGCGCCCGAGGCCCCGGCGAAAGGAAAGCCCGCCGCTCCGGCCAAGCCCGTGAAGGGCGCGACCCCGGCGGCGTCCAAGGTCCCCTCGGTGCGGCTCACCGTGGGGGCGCTCCTGCCGCTCTCGGGCGCGCAGGCCGCCCAGGGCGCCGCATCGCGCGCGGCCATCGAGCTGGCCGTGGCCGACGTGAACGACTACCTGGCCGGGAACGGCTCGGCCGACCGCATCAACGTGCTCATCGAGGACACCGAGTCCACCCCGGCCAAGGCCCTGGAACGCCTCAAGTTCCTGGCCACATCGGGGGCGCGTGCGGTCATCGGCCCCTACACCGACAACGAGGTGGACCAGGCCCTGCCCTTTGCCGACAAGAACGGCCTGCTGCTGCTCTCCCAGGGCAGCGCCGGACCCTACCTCGCCAAGCCCGACGACGCCCTGCTGCGCTTCTCTCCCTCCGACGCCTTCCAGGCAGAGGCCCTGGCCGTGCTGGCCAGCCAGGAAGGGGCCACGCACATCATCCCCATCTGGGAAGGCGACATGTACGGCGACGAGCTGGTCACGCACATCAAGGGCCAGTTCGCCAACCAGGGCGGCCAGGTGGTGCCCGGCGTCCGCTTCCGGCCCGAGGTGAGCCAGTTCGCCTCCTATGTGGCCGACCTCAAGGCCCAGATCGACAAGAACGTGAAGGACAAGAAGAAGCTGGCCGTGGTGGTGGCCGCCAGGGGCGCGCAGACCGCGGGCATCCTGCGCGAGGCCGCCAAGCTGGCCGGGCTCGACGAGCCCCGCTGGTACGGCTGCGACGACTCGGCCCTGCGCGGCGGCATCGTGCAGGATCAGAACGTGGCCCGCTTCGCCGCCAAGGTGCGCATGGCCTTCGCACGCCTGGGCGAGACCGGAACCGCCCTCTACTCCGAGGTGGAGAAGCGCATCGAGGACCGCATCCAGGCCTTCGTGGACACCCAGGCCGTGGTGGCCTACGACATCGTGTGGCTCCTGGCCTTCACGGGCCTGGCCTCGGGCGACGACGCCTCCACGCTGCGCAAGGCCGTCACGGCCACGGCCCAGCGCTTCTACGGAGCGAGCGGCTGGATGGCCCTCAACGAATACGGCGACCGCGCCGAGGACTACGACTTCGACTTCTGGACCATCCGCGAGATGGAGGGCAAGTTCTTCTGGGTGAAGACCGCCCGCTACCAGTTCGATCCGGGCTCGGTGAAACAGCTGGTGATCAACGCCCCGGAAAAGGAATAA
- a CDS encoding glycosyltransferase family 1 protein gives MKVLHFSLTPLAGMPVRLVQALNRHTRVQARLADRSRFGRYDHDLVMDEDPEAVLQAARDADILHLHNYLDLDSDRFAPLDFRALQRAGKRVVRQFHTEPGFVARTMGITPEALLAQDIPALVIAQHPERLYRKAYVAPNFIPESRAEYAPCAEPTRWDVFYNPTMNAGAWEDRWNTKGTPQVLPLLRSLEAEGWRVRRVTHIRPLAEALPEKRSSRICLDDLVTGSYHLTGLEALAMGVCAVNFLDERSQTLIRHFSGASGHPYVNARLEEAPAVLRRLLADPDLTRELGLRGRRWLLDHWSEARMIGHYVRAYELLLEDPALLTRQPELSLEGRAAHFLFKELPDLAYKTRADAWDPSGDTPA, from the coding sequence ATGAAGGTCCTGCACTTTTCGCTCACGCCCCTGGCGGGCATGCCCGTCCGCCTGGTGCAGGCCCTCAACCGCCACACCCGCGTGCAGGCCCGCCTGGCCGACCGCTCCCGCTTCGGCCGCTACGACCACGACCTCGTCATGGACGAGGACCCCGAGGCCGTGCTTCAGGCCGCCCGCGACGCCGACATCCTCCACCTGCACAACTACCTGGACCTGGATTCGGACCGTTTCGCCCCCCTGGACTTCCGCGCGCTGCAACGCGCCGGGAAGCGCGTGGTCCGCCAGTTCCACACGGAGCCCGGCTTCGTGGCCCGCACCATGGGCATCACCCCCGAGGCCCTGCTGGCCCAGGACATCCCGGCCCTGGTGATCGCCCAGCACCCCGAGCGTCTCTACCGCAAGGCCTACGTGGCGCCCAACTTCATCCCCGAATCCCGCGCGGAGTACGCCCCCTGCGCCGAGCCCACCCGCTGGGACGTGTTCTACAACCCCACCATGAACGCCGGGGCCTGGGAGGACCGCTGGAACACCAAGGGCACGCCCCAGGTGCTCCCCCTGCTGCGCTCCCTGGAGGCCGAGGGCTGGCGCGTGCGCCGCGTCACGCACATCCGCCCCCTTGCCGAGGCCCTGCCCGAAAAGCGCTCCAGCCGCATCTGCCTGGACGACCTCGTCACCGGCAGCTACCACCTCACGGGGCTGGAGGCCCTGGCCATGGGCGTGTGCGCCGTCAACTTCCTGGACGAACGCTCCCAGACTCTGATCCGCCATTTTTCCGGCGCTTCGGGCCACCCTTACGTCAACGCGCGCCTGGAGGAGGCCCCCGCCGTGCTGCGCCGCCTCCTGGCCGACCCGGACCTGACCCGCGAACTGGGACTGCGCGGCCGCCGCTGGCTCCTGGACCACTGGAGCGAGGCCCGCATGATCGGCCACTACGTGCGCGCCTACGAACTGCTCCTGGAGGACCCCGCCCTCCTCACGCGCCAGCCCGAACTCTCCCTGGAGGGCCGGGCCGCGCATTTCCTCTTCAAGGAACTGCCCGACCTGGCGTACAAGACCAGGGCCGACGCCTGGGACCCCTCTGGCGACACCCCGGCCTGA
- a CDS encoding sensor histidine kinase has protein sequence MPINTPAPPADAACRFLTEAAGEGGLSESSLAYLIDRPGQGPLAWLKPEFRWPDVISPEEWARFSQEANRGLHGKGRFVLTCALCGPDAGPVTACVSGRLVRDSQGKPSWVEGAVRLHREVDDSPEALARSELRAKELAKNIVAVVGHDIRSPLIGVIGMLQLLRKSGLDPRQEEYATAASEACERILEMAKNILDFARIDSGKDELRLAPADMPAVVDSVVALHREQARRASIALVVEVEPDFPRTVLTDEIKLRQILGNLVSNAVKFAPGGEVHVSLSHAPLGRGRVAALLEVTDTGPGFDIAKAGMLFDQFAQLCRDPSHGRHGAGLGLAIVKALADLFGGSVCASSQEGEGATFHVALPILVLSGDSCLMG, from the coding sequence ATGCCTATCAATACGCCCGCGCCGCCCGCCGACGCCGCCTGCCGCTTCCTCACCGAGGCCGCGGGGGAAGGCGGTCTGAGCGAATCGAGCCTCGCCTACCTCATCGACAGGCCGGGGCAAGGCCCGCTTGCCTGGCTCAAGCCCGAGTTCCGCTGGCCCGACGTGATCTCCCCCGAAGAGTGGGCCCGCTTCTCCCAGGAAGCCAACAGGGGCCTGCACGGCAAGGGCCGTTTCGTGCTGACCTGCGCCCTGTGCGGACCCGACGCTGGCCCCGTGACAGCCTGCGTCTCCGGCCGCCTCGTGCGCGACAGCCAGGGCAAGCCCTCGTGGGTGGAAGGGGCGGTGCGCCTGCACCGCGAGGTGGACGACAGCCCCGAAGCCCTTGCCCGCAGCGAGCTTCGCGCCAAGGAGCTGGCCAAGAACATCGTGGCCGTGGTGGGGCACGACATCCGCTCGCCCCTCATAGGCGTCATCGGCATGCTCCAGCTGCTGCGCAAATCCGGCCTCGACCCTCGCCAGGAGGAATACGCCACCGCCGCCTCCGAGGCCTGTGAGCGCATTCTGGAAATGGCCAAGAACATCCTCGATTTCGCCCGCATCGACTCTGGCAAGGACGAACTGCGCCTGGCCCCCGCCGACATGCCCGCCGTGGTGGACTCCGTGGTGGCGCTGCACCGGGAGCAGGCCAGGCGCGCCTCCATCGCCCTGGTGGTGGAAGTGGAGCCGGATTTCCCCAGGACCGTGCTCACCGACGAGATCAAGCTGCGCCAGATCCTGGGCAACCTGGTGTCCAACGCCGTGAAGTTCGCGCCCGGGGGCGAGGTCCATGTGTCGCTCTCCCACGCGCCGCTGGGGCGCGGGCGCGTGGCCGCCCTGCTGGAGGTGACCGACACGGGGCCGGGCTTCGACATCGCCAAGGCCGGGATGCTCTTCGACCAGTTCGCCCAGCTCTGCCGCGACCCCTCCCACGGCCGCCACGGCGCTGGCCTGGGCCTGGCCATCGTCAAGGCCCTGGCGGACCTCTTCGGCGGTTCGGTCTGCGCCAGTTCCCAGGAGGGCGAGGGGGCCACCTTCCACGTGGCGCTCCCCATACTCGTGCTCTCCGGCGACAGCTGCCTGATGGGCTGA
- a CDS encoding N-acetylneuraminate synthase family protein → MKTIAPIRLASGAQIGNGSPCFVVAEIGNNHQGDLAIARRMVEEAARAGAGAVKFQKRDMNAMFTDEGLQMPYSGPNSFGRTYGEHRLALEISLDDMAQLKALAESLGMVFFASAWDQVSLAEMEALGVEMLKISSADLVNVPLLRQAGATGLPVILSTGMSSLEEIDHAVAELRRFHDRIVVLHCNSTYPCPDECVALPVMAQLSRRYGLHVGYSGHEQGLGPSVAAAALGARVVERHFTLDRTLRGTDHQASLDPEGFARMVRLIREAEAAMAVTRKEVFESERKAAVKLRKSIVFARDLPAGHTLTESDLTVKCPGHGISPILWDDVLGRALVAPVRHEDLVQWELLGPALRPSGEMLQGGLPLAQSR, encoded by the coding sequence ATGAAGACCATCGCTCCCATCCGGCTCGCCTCGGGCGCCCAGATCGGCAACGGCAGCCCCTGCTTCGTGGTCGCCGAAATCGGCAACAACCACCAGGGGGACCTGGCCATCGCCCGCAGGATGGTCGAGGAGGCCGCCCGGGCCGGCGCGGGAGCCGTGAAGTTCCAGAAGCGCGACATGAACGCCATGTTCACCGACGAGGGCCTCCAGATGCCCTACTCCGGCCCCAACAGCTTCGGCCGCACCTACGGCGAGCACCGCCTCGCCCTGGAAATCTCCCTGGACGACATGGCCCAGCTCAAGGCCCTGGCCGAATCCCTGGGCATGGTCTTTTTCGCCTCTGCCTGGGACCAGGTGAGCCTGGCCGAAATGGAGGCCCTGGGCGTCGAAATGCTCAAGATCAGCTCCGCCGACCTGGTGAACGTGCCCCTCCTGCGCCAGGCCGGCGCCACCGGACTGCCCGTGATCCTCTCCACGGGCATGAGCAGCCTGGAGGAGATCGACCACGCCGTGGCCGAACTGCGCCGCTTCCACGACCGCATCGTGGTGCTGCACTGCAACTCCACCTACCCCTGCCCCGACGAGTGCGTGGCCCTGCCCGTGATGGCCCAGCTCTCCCGCCGCTACGGGCTCCACGTGGGCTACTCCGGCCACGAGCAGGGCCTGGGGCCCAGCGTGGCCGCCGCCGCCCTGGGCGCGCGCGTGGTGGAGCGCCACTTCACCCTGGACCGCACCCTGCGCGGCACCGACCATCAGGCCTCCCTGGACCCCGAAGGCTTCGCCCGCATGGTGCGGCTCATCCGCGAGGCCGAGGCCGCCATGGCCGTCACCCGCAAGGAGGTCTTCGAGAGCGAGCGCAAGGCCGCCGTGAAGCTGCGCAAGAGCATCGTCTTCGCCCGCGACCTGCCCGCAGGGCACACGCTCACCGAGTCCGACCTCACCGTCAAATGCCCCGGCCACGGCATCAGCCCCATCCTCTGGGACGACGTGCTCGGCCGCGCCCTGGTGGCCCCCGTGCGCCACGAGGACCTGGTGCAGTGGGAGCTCCTGGGCCCGGCCCTGCGCCCCTCGGGAGAGATGCTCCAGGGCGGGCTGCCCCTGGCCCAGAGCCGCTAG
- a CDS encoding CHASE2 domain-containing protein has translation MGRGKKGKASLFRGKAGQRRWLALFLSGLAVTAAVTLLHWTQPDWLAFMDYKIYDVLLSRREPPKPSDRVAVVDLDEKSLSEAGQWPWPRYKIALLLGRLQEYGVLAVGMDIVFSEADQTSPKRIREELAALGLDVDFKGLPEALRDNDRLLADNLAQGPYVLGFFFVFEAKDHADRMGTCRLPPARVALRRAPGMGDAPPLISGALGAVCPLPELAASGGWAGFFNSFPDRDNIVRWAPMAISWKGQTYPSLSAATLMRAFGDRGAVLALAPDGYGGQDIALHLDLGPLGRRAVPLDRHGRLLVDYRGKARTYPYVSASDVMAGRADADLLRGRVVFVGTSARGLEDVRATPLDQSTPGVEVHATVADMVLSDSYLRRPVDAWYLELVLLAVFGLGITLQLVFTRSLWAGLLSLAAGAGLWAGSRWAMESLRIYLSPLSPLLALGGCFTLLTFLKFLLEEHQKRFIKSAFSQYLSSKVVDEIVENPDKLTLTGEEKEVTILFSDVRGFTTMSEKLSPTEVVELLHAYLTPMTRIITDSAGTLDKFIGDAIMAFWNAPLDVAEHPRRAVEAALEMFEELERLNTGFLAKYGFELHMGVGLNRGLVRVGNFGSQDLFDYTLIGDNVNLCSRLEGLTKYYHVDILASQAVREAAGEGFAWREADRVRVKGKHEPVTVFTVHRQADPAELADWHEALAAYRAGRFDEAKARFEALTGTTPAGLRDLYIDRCRALRDNPPPQGWDGVFEHTSK, from the coding sequence GTGGGGCGCGGGAAGAAAGGCAAGGCGAGCCTTTTCAGGGGCAAGGCGGGGCAGCGGCGCTGGCTGGCCCTTTTTCTGTCGGGCCTGGCCGTGACGGCGGCCGTCACCCTGCTCCACTGGACCCAGCCGGACTGGCTGGCCTTCATGGACTACAAAATCTACGATGTGCTCCTCTCCCGCCGGGAGCCCCCCAAACCCTCGGACCGCGTGGCCGTGGTGGACCTGGACGAGAAATCTCTCTCCGAGGCGGGCCAGTGGCCTTGGCCGCGCTACAAGATCGCCCTGCTGCTGGGCAGGCTCCAGGAATACGGCGTGCTGGCCGTGGGCATGGACATCGTTTTCTCCGAGGCCGACCAGACCTCCCCGAAGCGCATCCGCGAAGAGCTGGCCGCCCTGGGCCTGGACGTGGACTTCAAGGGCCTGCCCGAGGCCCTGCGGGACAACGACCGCCTCCTGGCCGACAACCTGGCGCAGGGGCCCTATGTGCTGGGCTTCTTCTTCGTCTTTGAAGCCAAGGACCACGCCGACCGCATGGGAACCTGCCGGCTGCCCCCCGCGCGGGTGGCCCTGCGTCGCGCCCCGGGCATGGGCGACGCCCCGCCGCTGATCTCCGGTGCCCTGGGCGCTGTATGCCCCCTGCCGGAGCTGGCGGCCTCCGGGGGCTGGGCCGGGTTCTTCAACTCCTTCCCCGACCGCGACAACATCGTGCGTTGGGCGCCCATGGCCATTTCCTGGAAGGGCCAGACCTACCCGAGCCTTTCGGCCGCCACGCTCATGCGCGCCTTCGGAGACAGGGGGGCCGTGCTCGCCCTGGCTCCGGACGGCTACGGCGGGCAGGACATCGCCCTGCACCTGGACCTTGGCCCGCTGGGCAGGCGCGCCGTGCCCCTGGACCGTCACGGCCGCCTGCTGGTGGACTACCGGGGCAAGGCCAGAACCTATCCCTACGTCTCGGCCTCGGACGTGATGGCCGGGCGCGCCGACGCGGACCTGTTGCGCGGGCGGGTGGTCTTCGTGGGCACCAGCGCGCGCGGACTGGAGGACGTGCGCGCCACGCCCCTGGATCAGTCCACCCCCGGCGTGGAGGTGCACGCCACCGTGGCGGACATGGTGCTCTCCGACTCCTACCTGCGCCGCCCCGTGGACGCATGGTATCTGGAGCTGGTGCTCCTGGCGGTGTTCGGGCTGGGCATCACGCTCCAGCTGGTATTCACGCGCTCGCTCTGGGCGGGGCTTCTCAGCCTGGCGGCAGGCGCGGGCTTGTGGGCGGGGTCGCGCTGGGCCATGGAGTCGCTCAGGATCTATCTTTCGCCCCTTTCGCCGCTTCTGGCCCTGGGGGGGTGCTTCACGCTGCTCACGTTCCTCAAGTTCCTCCTGGAGGAACACCAGAAACGCTTCATCAAGTCAGCCTTTTCCCAGTACCTGTCCTCGAAGGTTGTGGACGAGATCGTGGAGAACCCCGACAAGCTCACGCTCACGGGGGAGGAGAAGGAAGTGACCATCCTCTTCTCCGATGTGCGCGGCTTCACCACCATGAGCGAAAAGCTCAGCCCCACCGAGGTGGTGGAACTGCTCCACGCCTACCTGACGCCCATGACGCGCATCATCACCGACAGCGCGGGCACCCTGGACAAGTTCATCGGCGACGCCATCATGGCCTTCTGGAACGCCCCCCTGGACGTGGCGGAGCACCCACGCCGCGCCGTGGAGGCCGCCCTGGAGATGTTCGAGGAGCTTGAGCGCCTCAACACGGGGTTCCTGGCCAAGTACGGCTTCGAGCTGCACATGGGCGTGGGGCTCAACAGGGGCCTGGTGCGCGTGGGCAACTTCGGCTCGCAGGACCTCTTCGACTACACCCTCATAGGCGACAACGTGAACCTTTGTTCGCGCCTTGAGGGGCTCACCAAGTACTACCACGTGGACATCCTGGCCTCCCAGGCCGTGCGCGAGGCCGCCGGGGAGGGCTTCGCCTGGCGCGAGGCGGACCGCGTGCGCGTCAAGGGCAAGCACGAACCGGTGACCGTGTTCACCGTGCACCGCCAGGCCGATCCCGCCGAGCTGGCGGACTGGCACGAGGCGCTGGCGGCCTACCGGGCCGGACGATTCGACGAAGCAAAAGCGCGCTTCGAGGCCCTGACCGGAACCACGCCCGCCGGGCTGCGCGACCTCTACATCGACCGCTGCCGCGCCCTCCGGGACAATCCCCCGCCCCAGGGCTGGGACGGCGTGTTTGAACACACCAGCAAATAG
- a CDS encoding ABC transporter ATP-binding protein yields MPNDLIEIKGLTRSFQGRPVLRGVDLRVPEGGLTVVIGKSGEGKSVLLKHVMGLLRPDSGDVRFEGRALGEMTRAQLRALKPRMSYMFQGMALFDSLTVFENVALPLRERLRLPGREVEARVGRMLEELELAGARERYPSQLSGGMQKRVALARALVTEPSIVLFDEPTTGLDPLRKWAVFRLIDASRRRFGFTALMVSHDIPDVFEIATHVALLDEGRIVFSGTPEEALASEHPVLRGFMPGREGVTAPAE; encoded by the coding sequence GTGCCGAACGATCTCATCGAAATCAAGGGACTGACCCGTTCGTTCCAGGGCCGCCCGGTGCTGCGCGGGGTGGACCTGCGCGTGCCCGAGGGCGGGCTCACGGTGGTCATCGGAAAAAGCGGCGAGGGCAAGAGCGTGCTGCTCAAGCACGTGATGGGCCTTCTGCGTCCGGATTCCGGCGACGTGCGCTTCGAGGGCCGCGCCCTGGGGGAGATGACCCGCGCGCAGCTGCGCGCGCTCAAGCCGCGCATGTCCTACATGTTCCAGGGCATGGCCCTGTTCGATTCCCTCACGGTGTTCGAGAACGTGGCCCTGCCGCTGCGCGAGCGCCTGCGTCTGCCCGGGCGCGAGGTGGAGGCCCGCGTGGGCCGCATGCTGGAGGAGTTGGAGCTTGCCGGGGCGCGCGAGCGCTACCCCTCCCAGCTCTCGGGGGGCATGCAGAAGCGCGTGGCCCTGGCGCGGGCCCTGGTCACCGAGCCCTCCATCGTGCTCTTCGACGAGCCCACCACGGGGCTCGACCCCCTGCGCAAGTGGGCGGTGTTCCGGCTCATCGACGCCTCGCGCCGCCGTTTCGGCTTCACGGCGCTCATGGTCAGCCACGACATCCCCGACGTGTTCGAGATCGCCACCCACGTGGCCCTGCTCGACGAGGGGCGCATCGTCTTCTCCGGGACGCCCGAAGAGGCCCTGGCCTCGGAGCACCCGGTGCTTCGCGGGTTCATGCCCGGCCGGGAGGGCGTGACGGCCCCCGCGGAGTGA
- a CDS encoding tRNA modification GTPase — MQDKSFQAASGAAVSGAPGTASAAQPADSSGGETIAAIVTAPGRGGVGIVRLSGPRALAVAQSLFRSARPDFRGFKPYRLHHGRLHDLSGRPLDDVLAAFMPGPGSYTGEDVAEFHCHGSPAVLRAVLDAAVALGARHARPGEYTLRAFLNGRMDLSQAQAVAELVAADSPEGARLALDRLEGLMGRRVRALRELLEASRVEICLAVDFPEDEVECLDPQAFQARLDEVMAGIRALLAAHERARPFREGASAVLAGPVNAGKSSLLNALVGRERALVSERAGTTRDFLEEQVVLDGLPVRLADTAGLRDCPDPVEREGLARGLALAREAALTLLVVDGSRPLDGEVLRRLPGAARQDPESGEEDARAPGDGQVRDLILDPARVLAVVNKADLPPCASAAGDAETAPLAASAPSPASTRDAERDPCARLTREGFECVRVSARTGQGLESLCARLRERILGGGEPVESRGPAPSERERALLSLALEELSALTADLAAGTPPDLLGVRLETACGHLSAITGEIAPDEVLRSVFDGFCIGK; from the coding sequence ATGCAGGACAAATCCTTTCAGGCCGCCTCCGGGGCGGCCGTCTCCGGCGCTCCCGGCACGGCTTCGGCCGCCCAACCCGCCGACTCCTCCGGCGGGGAGACCATCGCCGCCATCGTCACGGCCCCGGGCCGTGGCGGCGTGGGCATCGTGCGCCTGAGCGGACCCCGGGCGCTGGCCGTGGCCCAGTCGCTCTTTCGCTCCGCGCGCCCGGACTTCCGGGGCTTCAAGCCCTACCGCCTGCACCACGGCAGGCTCCACGACCTCTCGGGCCGCCCGCTGGACGACGTGCTGGCCGCCTTCATGCCCGGCCCCGGCTCCTACACCGGGGAGGACGTGGCCGAGTTCCACTGCCACGGCTCGCCCGCCGTGCTGCGCGCCGTGCTGGACGCGGCCGTGGCCCTTGGCGCGCGCCACGCCAGGCCCGGGGAATACACCCTGCGCGCCTTCCTGAACGGGCGCATGGATTTGAGCCAGGCCCAGGCCGTGGCCGAGCTGGTGGCCGCCGACTCCCCCGAGGGCGCGCGCCTTGCCCTGGACCGCCTGGAGGGGCTCATGGGCCGCCGCGTGCGCGCCCTGCGCGAACTCCTGGAGGCCTCGCGCGTCGAGATCTGCCTGGCCGTGGACTTCCCCGAGGACGAGGTGGAATGCCTGGACCCCCAGGCCTTCCAGGCCCGGCTGGACGAGGTGATGGCCGGCATCCGGGCGCTCCTGGCCGCCCACGAGCGGGCGCGCCCCTTCCGCGAAGGCGCTTCGGCCGTGCTGGCCGGGCCGGTGAACGCGGGCAAGTCCAGCCTGCTCAACGCCCTGGTGGGCCGCGAACGCGCCCTGGTGAGCGAGCGCGCGGGCACCACGCGGGACTTTCTGGAGGAGCAGGTCGTCCTGGACGGCCTGCCCGTTCGCCTTGCCGACACCGCCGGGCTGCGCGACTGCCCGGACCCCGTGGAGCGCGAGGGCCTGGCCCGGGGCCTGGCCCTGGCCCGGGAGGCGGCGCTCACGCTCCTGGTGGTGGACGGCTCGCGCCCCCTTGACGGGGAGGTGCTCCGCCGCCTGCCCGGGGCGGCGCGGCAAGACCCGGAGAGCGGGGAGGAGGACGCCCGAGCCCCTGGCGACGGCCAGGTCCGGGACCTGATCCTGGACCCGGCCCGGGTGTTGGCCGTTGTGAACAAGGCCGACCTGCCCCCCTGCGCGTCGGCGGCCGGGGATGCGGAAACGGCCCCGCTCGCCGCGTCGGCGCCGTCCCCGGCGTCGACCCGCGACGCCGAACGCGACCCTTGCGCCCGGCTCACCCGGGAAGGTTTCGAGTGCGTGCGCGTCTCGGCCCGCACGGGGCAGGGCCTGGAATCCCTCTGCGCGCGCCTGCGCGAGCGCATCCTGGGCGGGGGCGAACCCGTCGAGTCCCGCGGGCCAGCGCCCAGCGAGCGGGAACGCGCGCTCCTCTCCCTGGCTCTGGAGGAGCTTTCGGCCCTCACGGCCGACCTGGCCGCCGGGACCCCGCCGGACCTCCTGGGCGTGCGCCTGGAGACGGCCTGCGGCCATCTAAGCGCCATAACGGGGGAGATCGCCCCGGATGAGGTCCTGCGGTCGGTTTTCGACGGGTTCTGCATTGGCAAATAA
- a CDS encoding winged helix-turn-helix transcriptional regulator, with protein MLLVNKTFYRPSKPARYLAILDTLAQDSQVSQNELGKRANLSGAMVNQYLKEMVDDRLIEYVPVNGKSYRYLLTEEGENRRRAMFSSFSSETVQIYTALKTAIARRLAALKARGLVKLVLFGASETCEVVLQALRATGGFEVMALVDSNSELAGKTLGGHVISPPVVLESLRPQAVVITSFGCQDEIHGQLKALHEKNKVEIIRL; from the coding sequence ATGCTCCTCGTGAACAAGACCTTCTACCGCCCCAGCAAGCCGGCCCGCTACCTGGCCATCCTGGACACCCTCGCCCAGGACAGCCAGGTGAGCCAGAACGAGTTGGGCAAGCGCGCCAACCTCTCCGGGGCCATGGTCAACCAGTACCTCAAGGAGATGGTGGACGACCGGCTCATCGAATACGTGCCCGTGAACGGCAAGAGCTACCGCTATCTGCTCACCGAGGAGGGCGAGAACAGGCGCCGCGCCATGTTCTCCAGCTTCTCCTCCGAAACCGTGCAGATCTATACGGCCCTGAAAACCGCCATCGCCCGCAGGCTCGCGGCCCTCAAGGCCCGGGGGCTGGTGAAGCTCGTGCTCTTCGGCGCGTCCGAGACCTGCGAGGTGGTGCTCCAGGCCCTGCGCGCCACCGGAGGGTTCGAGGTGATGGCCCTGGTGGACAGCAACTCCGAACTTGCGGGCAAAACGCTGGGCGGCCACGTCATTTCGCCGCCCGTGGTCCTGGAGTCGCTCAGGCCCCAGGCCGTGGTGATCACCTCCTTCGGCTGCCAGGACGAGATCCACGGCCAGCTCAAGGCGCTGCACGAGAAGAACAAAGTGGAGATCATACGCTTATGA